The sequence GGCTGACGGGAGGCATGaggtgtcagtgtggagcctgagacTCTGAGAGACAGGCATAAGGTCACATGATAGGATGTTTACCCAAGAGCAGTGGGACTTCACCAGAGAGTGGTGAGCAGGGGCTATTGGGATTTGGGCCACGTTTTTCAGTGACCTCCAGAAGCCAGGAGAATGACAGCTTCATGGAAGGAGCATGGTCACACTCTGGATTCAGATAGCCTTGGGTACCCACAGCAGGGGCATCTCCcacctgagcctcagtgtccttccTGTCAAATGAGGCATGCTCTCGGGCACACAGAGTTgttgcgggggggtgggggggtggtgggaggcggTCAGTAAGGTTCTGCCTCTGAAGAGCCCAGCACAGGATCCATGTGCATGCACCTATGTGTGGCCACTTTgggaagtgggggaagaacaTGGCCAGGTGGTTCGGCTCTGACCTGAATCTTTCTCCTCTTTGACCTGGTGGCCTCAGGCATGAGTTTGACAGTGAGAGGATCCCTGAACTGTCTGGCCCCGCCTTTCTGCAGGACATCCACAGTGTGTCCTCCCTTTGCAAGCTGTACTTCCGGGAGCTGCCGAACCCCTTGCTCACATACCAGCTCTATGGGAAGTTCAGTGTGAGTAAGGGAGCTGGCAAGGTTGGAGGGTGCTGGGATGCATCTGGCCCAGCCCCCATCATGCTTGTGCATAATCTCAGGAAGCCATGTCAGTGCCTGGGGAGGAGGAACGCCTGGTGCGTGTCCACGACGTCATCCAACAGCTGCCCCCACCACACTACAGGTAAaccaggaggggcagaaagggctgTGGTGGGGTCCCAAGGGAGTTGAGGCTCAGGTGtcctcctccactcccacccccaggacCCTGGAGTACCTGCTGAGGCACTTGGCCCGCATGGCAAGACACAGCGCCAACACCAGCATGCATGCCCGCAACCTGGCCATTGTCTGGGCACCCAATCTGCTACGGTAAGCTGGCAACTCACCAGCCTGCCCCCTCAGCCTTCTCCACTAGCTGGGCCTCAAGAAGCCCCCCACACCCAGAGCCCAACTTTTGCTCTCTTATTCatttcattcaacacatatttctTGAGTCTTCTGTGTGCCAGTTCCTTTCCTCAGCACTGGGACACAGTAGTGAGCAAAATCCTGTGCTCCTAAGTCCACATTTTCATGGGGGAGATGAACAATGAACcatcaacaagaaaaatagaGACTATGGTCTGATAGTGATGAGTACCAAGGAGAAAGATTacaaagcagggaagggagatgcACAGGGTCATGgtattttgagatttttagaGTGGCAGGGAAGGCTTCAGTAAGAAGCTTCTGTGGCCAGTAGCAGCATGAGCCACAGAAGATTTGATGGTGACCAAGACAGGCAAGCTCTCTGTCCCAAATAAAATAGGTGGTACATCAGATGGTGGATATAAGAACTATgaggacaaagaaacaaaaagagaaggcaGCTTACAATTTCAAATAAGGTGGGTGGGGAAGACTCCACGGAGAAGGTAACATTTAAGAACTTTGGAAGGTGAGGGAGGGACACATGTGGCTATCTGGGGAAGAACAAACCAGACCGAGGGGACCAAAAGTGCCAatgtctggaggctgggaaggtgCCCGGTGTGCTGGAGGACCAGcggggaggccagtgtggctggagcccagtgagcaagggagggaggggttgaGGGGGAGGAGATGGTGAGGTCAGAGATGCCAGGGGACCAGACAGAGGAATGACTTATGATTTGTGGGTCATGGTGAGGACAGACTTTACCAGGACAGGGGTGCAGCCAGGGGAGGGCTCTGAGCCGGGAGGGCCTTGACCCAGCATGGAGGGGCTACCTCTGGCTGCAGAGGGGAGCAGACTGCAGAGGGCAGAACACagaatggagggggagggggcagggaggcagggaggagctgTGGTGTCTGGGATGGGAAGGGTAGAGGCCaggccaggggtggggacagtggggaAGAGTTTAGATTCTGGAGAGATTTTGTGGGTGGAGCAGGGAGGATTTCTGAGAGATTGGATGTGAGTGTGAGGCAAAGAGGGGGATCAGGAGCAACACCCGGAGGTGTTTGGCCTGAGCATTGACTGAGCTGcggacagggaggaaggaggtttGGGGAAAGGTTGAGAGCCCAATGCTAGATGTGATCACTTGGGGAAGGTCAGAGGTGTTAGATGACAGTCATTTCTTCCATTGGCTCCCCATTTTGGGTAGCTAAAATCCACCAGCTGGAGCTTAAATCAcctggcctccctctctctcctcccacccaggTCCATGGAACTGGAGTcagtggggctgggtggggccgCAGCCTTCAGGGAGGTTCGGGTGCAGTCTGTGGTGGTGGAATTCCTGCTCACCCACGTGGATGTCCTGTTTAGCGACACCTTCTCCTCTGCTGGCCTCGACCCTGCAGGTACGCCCATCTCACCCGCTCATGTCCTGGCTACTGCCCCCTCATTGTTAGGGCTGCAGTGGGAGGGCAGGTGGGCTCCCAGCCCTATCCCTACCCCACTGAAGCTGGACCTCCCTCCTGGCTCCTTGAGGACCCCGCCCcggcctctccctcccctcccccccccttctcatTTCAGCTCCTACGCTCAGGATCCCCACTTCTTGGCCCGGACATCGTTCTTCCTTCACCCCTTGTAGCTCCTGGGGGCTCTTGGGGCCATGGGGCCatctgggaggaggtgggaggtcCCCAGACTTGACCCCGCCCTGGCCCCACCCAGACTCCCCGCCCAACCCGGGACCCCAGCCCAATCAGGATTCAGCACGTCGGAGGGCCCACTGGCCCGAGGTAACTGAAGCCAGAGCCGCTGCCCTCGCTGGCTGCCGGGAGCTGCCTCCTCATCAGCTCGTTCTGCCtcactcctcctcctcacctgcctGCTGCCCACCCATTCCCGCCTGATCCGCCCTGGCCCCCTGCCTTGCCAGCCCGGGTGGGCACGCTGCGGGGCCGGGGCTTGGGCTGTAGCGCTTGGCTTTGCCCGTGGCCTTGAATGGCACCCTGAGCTGACAGCTGCCCCCTTTCCCAATTCCCTAGGCCgctgcctcctccccaggcccaAGTCACTTGCGGGCAGCGGCCCCTCCACTCGCCTGCTGACGCTGGAGGAAGCCCAGGCTCGCACCCAGGGCCGTCTGGGGACACCCACGGAGCCCATAACTCCCAAGGCCCCAGCTTCACCTGTGGAGAGGTGAGTGGAATGCTAGGGGAGCATAGGATCAGCCTGGAGGCCCCAGATCCTCAAACTGTCTCCTGTGTCTCATGCAAACcccaggaggaaaagggagagaggcgAGAAACAGCGAAAGCCAGGGGGGAGCAGCTGGAAGACATTCTTTGCCCTGGGCCGGGGCCCCAGCATCCCCCGAAAGAAACCTCTACCCTGGCTGGGGGGCACCCGTGCCCCACCGCAGCCTTCAGGTCAGAGGCCGGCAGTGGGCGGTGGTGGTAGGGGGAGGCACTCTGAAGTGCCCTGTGACCATTGTACCTCTCCTAGCAGGTGGCCGACCTGACACCGTCACGCTGAGATCTGCCAAAAGCGAGGAGTCTCTGTCATCACAGGCCAGCGGAGCTGGTGAGCACAGGGTGGCTCATGCCTGTGCCCAGGTGGAACTGGGAGGGCCGGGGGCCCTGAGGTGGCCTCTAAATGTGCTTCAAATTTggggggttgggttttttttccccttaatctgGACATTAGGTACAATGAGTTGGATAAAGCATCACCCTTGGTTCATGATGTACTGCGATCATTGGTTCAGGCAGGGCCCTTTCAAACAGTCTTCTATGCATTCCTGTTGAAAAACAAATCtagataataaaatgaacaccCATGAACCCACTGGCCAGAACTAAAAGAGCCCCACCACCTTACCTTCAAGCTTCTCCCCTTGCATCTGCTGCCTCCCCACCGGAGGCGCCCTCCAGACTTGATGGTCAGCATCCCCTTGCTCTAAGGTCTCCTCACCTGTAGGCGTCTGCATAAATAACATACAGCACAGTCCTAGTGGTTTTGGATCTTTAAAGGTATCCTAAGAAAGGGGGTATGGTGTTGGATGAGGAACATCACTTTTCACTCACTGCCACCCATGTGGCCAAGTGTAGCCCAGGCTCGTTCCTCTCAGCTGCTCTCTGGTAGCCGTGTGTGGATGTCCTATCCAGAGCTGCATGTCTGTCCCACTCCCGATGGGTTGAGGGGCTCTGGTGAGCAATCTCTGCCATGCCCCACACTCTGGTGAGAGCGCTGCACGTACCCAGGAGTGGATGGAGGTGCATGCTGTAGGGTATGTTCATGTCCAACTGTACATGAGAAGGCCCACTTGTTTTCCAAATATGGCTGCCCCAGTCTGCACTCCCACCAGCTACGTGTGAGATCCCATTGGTCTCATGCTCACAAGCTATGTGGTTGTCAGACTTCGTTCTTGCCTTTGGGTCTGGAATGATTCTCCTCATGGCCttgccatttatttcctttatcactGTGAGTCTGAACAGCTCTCCCTGGATTCGCAGCCATTGTGACCCTATCCAGGGAAGTGCCTCTTCGTGTTCCTCCACCAACCCACTGGGCTGCGTGCCCTATTCTCACTGATGTATGGGTATGTAAAGGTCTGGCCCTCGACACCAAACTGTCCCCTCTTCCAGGCCTCCAGAGGCTGCACAGGCTACGGAGACCCCACTCCAGCAGCGATGCTTTCCCTGTGGGCCCAGCACCTGCTGGCTCCTGCGAGagcctgtcctcctcctcctcctcctctgaatcctcctcctcttctgagtCCTCATCATCTGGATCCTCAGCAGCTGGGCTGGGGGCACTCTCTGGCTCCCCTTCACACCGAACCTCAGCTTGGCTAGATGATGGTGACGAGCTGGACTTCAGCCCACCCCGCTGCCTGGAGGGGCTCCGGGGGCTCGACTTTGATCCCCTGACCTTTCGCTGCAGCAGCCCCACACCAGGGGACCCTGCACCTCCTGCCAgcccagcacccccagcccctgcctctgccttcccaCCCAGGGTGACCCCCCAGGCCCTTTCACCCCGTGGGACCACCAGCCCTGCCTCGCCCACCGCCCTGGACATCTCAGAGCCCCTAGCTGTATCAGTGCCACCTGCTGTCCTGgagctgctgggggctgggggaacaCCTGCCTCAGTCACCCCGACGCCAGCCCTCAGCCCCAACCCAGGCCTGCGGCCCCATCTCATCCCCTTGCTGCTGCGTGGAGCCGAGGCCCAGCTGAGTGACACCTGCCAACAGGAGATCTGCAGCAAGCTGTCACTGCCTGGTCCCCGAGGGCCCCAAGGCCAGCACGGTGAGTCCCGCTCAGTCTACCCTACACCCTCATAGACCCAGAAGCTGCACCCAAGACCTGCTTGACTCCTCTTCCCATTCCTCTCTGTGTAGGTCCTGGTACAGATTCTCcgctgctgcccccacccctgtccctccTGCGCCCTGGgggagccccgcccccaccccccaagaacCCAGCACGCCTCatggccctggccctggctgaGCGGGCTCAGCAGGTGGCCCAGAGACAGAGCCAACAGGAGCATGGGAgcaccccttctccccactccccttttCACCGCTCACTGTCACTGGAGGTGGGCGGTGAGCCCCCAGGGACCTCAGGGGTTGGGCCAGCCCCCAACTCCCTAGCCCACCCGGGTGCCTGGGTTCCTGGACCCCCACCTTCCCTACCGAGGCAACAAAGTGACGGGAGCCTGGTGAGGAGCCAGCGTCCCCCAGGGACCTCAAGGAGGGGACTCCGAGGCCCTTCCCAGGTCAGTGCCCAGCTCAGGACAAGTGGGGGATGCAGGGGGTGTGGAGATGAGCTAGAGACAGCAGCTCAGTTCCTGTATTCTGTCCCCACACAGGTTCCTACTCCTGGCTTCTTCTCTTCGGCCCCCCCGGGAGTGCCTGCCACCCTTCCTTGGGGTCCCTAAACCAGGCTTGTACTCCCTGGGTTCCCCATCCTACCAGCCCAGCTCCCCAGCCCCGGTCTGGAGGAGCCCCCTAGGTCCCCCTGCACCACTTGATAGGGGAGAGAACCTGTACTATGAAATCGAGACAGGTGAGGGATCCCCCTACTCTGGCCCCACTCGGTCCTGGAGTCCCTTTCGTTCTATGCCCCCAGATAGGCTCAATGCCTCATACGGCCTGCTTGGCCAGTCACCACCACTCCACAGGTCCCCCGACTTCCTGCTCAGctacccaccacccccctcctgcTTTCCCCATGACCACCTTGGCTACTCAGCCTCCCAGCATCCTGCCCGGCGCCCTACCCGGCCTGAGCCCCTCTATGTCAACCTAGCTCTGGGGCCCAGGGGTCCCTCACCcgcctcttccagctcctcctcccctcctgcccacccccgtAGCCGTTCAGATCCTGGCCCCCCagctccccgcctcccccagaaACAGCGGGCCCCCTGGGGCCCCCACACCCCTCACAGGGTGCCTGGGCCCTGGGGCCCTCCAGAGCCTCTTCTGCTGTATAGGGCAGCCCCACCAGCCTACGGGAGGGGGGGTGAACACCACCGAGGATCCTTGTACAGGAATGGGgggcaaggaagggagggggctggtcccccacccccctaccccactCCCAGCTGGTCCCTCCATTCTGAGGGTCAGACCCGAAGCTACTGCTGAGCCACGGCTGGGGGAgaccttcttcctttcccttccccctcactGATCTTGGCCCAATCCAATcccttgttttgtattttcttgagcTCCTGACCCCTACCCTTGGTTTCTAACTTTGTAACTTGTTTCTGATGTGGGTCCCTAACCTGTTATAGCTTTCCTACCCTGGGCCGAAGGGcacacccatccccccaccgtcCTCCCATCCTGGGGGCTCTCGCACAAATCTGAGGGCTAGGCTAACAGCctgtcttccctctcccttcaggAGCCCCCAGCTTGTCCTGCCCTGTGCACAGGGGGTTGGGGAACAGCTCCTGCCCATCTCCACCCCCCTCCAACACCCCCACTAAACCatctgataaaattaataaaaatggtg comes from Panthera uncia isolate 11264 unplaced genomic scaffold, Puncia_PCG_1.0 HiC_scaffold_694, whole genome shotgun sequence and encodes:
- the LOC125918352 gene encoding LOW QUALITY PROTEIN: rho GTPase-activating protein 33-like (The sequence of the model RefSeq protein was modified relative to this genomic sequence to represent the inferred CDS: deleted 1 base in 1 codon), which translates into the protein MVARSTDSLDGPGEGSVQPLPHTGGASVKGKPGKRLSAPRGPFPRLADCAHFHYENVDFGHIQLLLSPEREGPSFSGENELVFGVQVTCQGRSWPVLRSYDDFRSLDAHLHRCIFDRRFSCLPELPPPPEGARAAQMLVPLLLQYLETLSGLVDSNLNCGPVLTWMELDNHGRRLLLSEEASLNIPAVAAAHVIKRYTAQAPDELSFEVGDIVSVIDMPPTEDRSWWRGKRGFQVGFFPSECVELFTERPGPGLKGDADGPPCGVPTPQGVSSLTSAVPRPRGKLAGLLRTFMRSRPSRQRLRQRGILRQRVFGCDLGEHLSNSGQDVPQVLRCCSEFIEAHGVVDGIYRLSGVSSNIQRLRHEFDSERIPELSGPAFLQDIHSVSSLCKLYFRELPNPLLTYQLYGKFSEAMSVPGEEERLVRVHDVIQQLPPPHYRTLEYLLRHLARMARHSANTSMHARNLAIVWAPNLLRSMELESVGLGGAAAFREVRVQSVVVEFLLTHVDVLFSDTFSSAGLDPAGRCLLPRPKSLAGSGPSTRLLTLEEAQARTQGRLGTPTEPITPKAPASPVERRKRERGEKQRKPGGSSWKTFFALGRGPSIPRKKPLPWLGGTRAPPQPSGGRPDTVTLRSAKSEESLSSQASGAGLQRLHRLRRPHSSSDAFPVGPAPAGSCESLSSSSSSSESSSSSESSSSGSSAAGLGALSGSPSHRTSAWLDDGDELDFSPPRCLEGLRGLDFDPLTFRCSSPTPGDPAPPASPAPPAPASAFPPRVTPQALSPRGTTSPASPTALDISEPLAVSVPPAVLELLGAGGTPASVTPTPALSPNPGLRPHLIPLLLRGAEAQLSDTCQQEICSKLSLPGPRGPQGQHGPGTDSPLLPPPLSLLRPGGAPPPPPKNPARLMALALAERAQQVAQRQSQQEHGSTPSPHSPFHRSLSLEVGGEPPGTSGVGPAPNSLAHPGAWVPGPPPSLPRQQSDGSLVRSQRPPGTSRRGLRGPSQVPTPGFFSSAPRECLPPFLGVPKPGLYSLGSPSYQPSSPAPVWRSPLGPPAPLDRGENLYYEIETGEGSPYSGPTRSWSPFRSMPPDRLNASYGLLGQSPPLHRSPDFLLSYPPPPSCFPHDHLGYSASQHPARRPTRPEPLYVNLALGPRGPSPASSSSSSPPAHPRSRSDPGPPAPRLPQKQRAPWGPHTPHRVPGPWGPPEPLLLYRAAPPAYGRGGEHHRGSLYRNGGQGREGAGPPPPYPTPSWSLHSEGQTRSYC